Genomic DNA from Verrucomicrobiota bacterium:
TTGGGGTCATCCCCGAACCCGAAGTAGGGCACGCAAGCCAGAAAGACTCCAAACGTGGAAGAACAGGTCATCAGCAGCAGGAACACGGGCTGCCGGACCAACTCCATGAACGCGTTTGTGCCTATGGTAACGAATTGCCGCATTGCTTTTCGAGAACCCTGTCAGATTACGAACCCCTAAACGGGAAGCCAACGCCTAATCCTGTTGGATCGTGGACTGCCGGGTTTAGAGTGGCGGTAAAATACCTGGAATGAAAAGTTTTGCAAAGTGTGCGTTTTGCCGCACACGCTCCAAGCGTCCGACAGCACAGCCGAATCTGGACTGCGACAACCGAGCCTCTGGACTCCCGCTCCCGGACCGGGAGTTTCCTGGGACGTGGAAGATGAGTGGACCCAAAAAGTCAGTCAGGAGGGCTGGGCGGACGGCGTTGGCGGTGTGCTTTGGTCTTGCCCCAGGCGAATCTCCAATGAGAACGGGCGAGGGTCTGAAGACTTCTGACGGCGTTCAACGGGCTGGCTGATAACCTTCCGGCAATTCGTCACCCGGCATCGGCGCGCAGATTTCAATCTGCGGTATCGCCGATTTCCAATCGGCAGGGCGTCGGCAAGTCCCAGCGGGCTCGGACTGGGAGACGCCCCGCAGAATACAATTCTGCGATACGGCAGAGTGCAACTCTGCGCTACGAGCTTTGTCGTCCATCCCGCGGACCAAGCAGTAAAGCTGTCGATTTGCTGGGTGAGATTCTGACAGTGCTGGCCAAGCAGGGATTCAGTTTGAGCCTCGTTGCCTCGGCTGCTACCGCGTATTTCTGGCCGATATGGAGTTGGGGCTCCGTTCGCCTCACTTGTCACCCGCGACCAGAAGGGGGATCGAATAGAGCGATGTGCGGGCGGTGATAAAAAGGGTTTTGTGGTCTTTCCCGCCGAACGCCAGATTCGCCGGCGACTCTGGCACGAGAATCTTCCCGATCAAGCGGCCGTCCGTGGCGAAAATCTGGACGCCATCGCCGGCGCTGGAGAACATCCGGCCCTCCTTGTCGCAGCGAATGCCGTCTGGGCCGCCTTTGTCGATCTGGCAGAAAACTTTTCCGTTCGCGAGCGCGCCGTCGCTCTGCACGTCGAAGACGCGGATGTGTCTGGGTTTCCCTGAATCAGCCACGTAAAGCTTCTTCTCGTCCGGCGAAAAGCAAAGGCCGTTCGGTTTGTCGAAGTCCCGGACCAGCGCTTTGACTTCCTTGGTTTTGGGATCGAAGCGATAGACGAAATTGCCCGGTTGTTCTTTGGGCCGGCCCGCCAGACCGTAATCCGGATCGGTGAACCAGATTGTGCCGTCGGACTTCACGACGACGTCGTTGGGCGAGTTCAGGTTCTTGCCTTCAAACTGGCCGACCACAGTTTGGACGCTGCTGTCGCGTTCGGTGATGGAAATGCGGCGCCCACCGTGTTCCGCGGTGACCAACCGGCCTTGATTATCGAGACAGTTGCCATTGGCGTTGTTGCTCGGCTGGCGAAAAGTTTTCAACCCATCCTTTTCCGTCCACTGCTTGAGTTCGTTGGCGGGGATGTCGCTGAAAATAAGGGAGCCGCCGTAGGCTGGATTCCAGACCGGTCCTTCCAGGAAACGCATGTTCCCGGCCAGCTTGGTTACTTTCGCGGAATCCGGCACGATTCTTTTGAACTCAGATTCGTCTTTGATATCGAAATCCGCCGCCGCGAGGCCGGCGGCTTGGGCGAAAAGGGCAAGGGTGAGAAATGCGCAGGGTTTCATAGGCATCATGTTGGAATGAGGTTTTGCTGACAGCAATACCAGAGCTCCGGTGAAGCGTCATTGAAAAATGCGTTTCCGGACTTCTGGATTGGCGAACGCATCTTGATCGGGGACGTTCGGCAACCCCAAAGTAGCGCAGACTTGAAGTCTATCAGTATCGGTGGGAATCCTCACGGCGCGCGGTGATTTTGGACTGCGGTGGCAGAGCGCAGCGGCGACACCGCTTTTCAATTGGATGCCAAAGCGGCGTGGCGCTTCGCTTCCCGCCGCAGTCCAACAGCTTTGGTTGCGGCGTTAGCCGCGCTGGGCCGTATCGCGGAATTGCATTCTGCGGGAGGTTGATCAATCGGACGGACCCCAGGCCATGCGACGCGCAGCCGACTGCAAGTCGGCGACACGGCAGATTGAAAATCTGCTACGCCTTCGGACGTCTCTCCTGATTCGAAGAGTCGAGCCACCGCGGCACATTCTCGCCTTCCCACAACTTTGCGGCGGGCTGGCGCTCGCGCACGACCGCGACCGTGCTGCCATGGACCAGGACTTCCGCCGCCATCGGGCGCGCGTTGTAGTTCGAGGCCATGACAAAGCCATAGGCGCCCGCGCTGAGAAGAGCGAGGTAATCTCCTGGGCTCACCTGCGGCAGCTTCCTCTCTTTGCAGAAAAAATCACCGGACTCGCAAATTGGCCCCACGACGTCCGAGTAAATCAAACGGTCGCTCTTCCGCGTGAGCGGAACGATTTCATGATACGAATCGTAAAAGGCCGGGCGGATCAGATCGTTCATCGCCGCATCGACGATCACGAAATTCTTTTTGCCCGTGCGTTTGATGTATTCGACGCGCGTGACCAGGATTCCCGCGTTGCCCGTGATGAACCGGCCCGGTTCAATCAAAATCCGGAGGCCGAGCGGTTGAAGCAAAGGCGCCAGTTCGCGCGCGTATTTTTCCGGAGTCAGAATTTGCCTGGACGCCGGGGAACCCCACCACTTTTCCGAACCGCTCGCGAGCGCGGGTTGATACACGATGCCCAGCCCTCCGCCGATGCTGAAAAACTCGAAGCGATATTTCGCGGCCAGCCGGGCCACGAGCGGCGCAACTTTGCGAACCGCTTCCGCAAAAGGCCGCGTTTCGGTGAGTTGCGAGCCGATGTGCATCTGCAGCCCGCGCAGCCTCAGGTTTTTCAATTTGCTCGCGCGGGCATAGACGCCTTCGACCTCTTCAAATGCGATGCCGAATTTGTTCTGATACGTGCCGGTGGTGATTTTGGCGTGCGTGTGGGCGTCGACATTGGGATTCACGCGCACGGCCACCGGGGCCACCTTCTTC
This window encodes:
- a CDS encoding SMP-30/gluconolactonase/LRE family protein — encoded protein: MKPCAFLTLALFAQAAGLAAADFDIKDESEFKRIVPDSAKVTKLAGNMRFLEGPVWNPAYGGSLIFSDIPANELKQWTEKDGLKTFRQPSNNANGNCLDNQGRLVTAEHGGRRISITERDSSVQTVVGQFEGKNLNSPNDVVVKSDGTIWFTDPDYGLAGRPKEQPGNFVYRFDPKTKEVKALVRDFDKPNGLCFSPDEKKLYVADSGKPRHIRVFDVQSDGALANGKVFCQIDKGGPDGIRCDKEGRMFSSAGDGVQIFATDGRLIGKILVPESPANLAFGGKDHKTLFITARTSLYSIPLLVAGDK
- the lysA gene encoding diaminopimelate decarboxylase is translated as MHDFRYVGSKLYCEHVPVESLARKHGTPLYVYSQRTLTQHFQKLSRALAPLDHLICFAVKANGNLAVLRTLNNLGAGFDIVSEGELRRVIAAGGDPKKCAFAGVGKTEEEIAFALRQGIYTFNAESEPELQRINAVAGRLKKVAPVAVRVNPNVDAHTHAKITTGTYQNKFGIAFEEVEGVYARASKLKNLRLRGLQMHIGSQLTETRPFAEAVRKVAPLVARLAAKYRFEFFSIGGGLGIVYQPALASGSEKWWGSPASRQILTPEKYARELAPLLQPLGLRILIEPGRFITGNAGILVTRVEYIKRTGKKNFVIVDAAMNDLIRPAFYDSYHEIVPLTRKSDRLIYSDVVGPICESGDFFCKERKLPQVSPGDYLALLSAGAYGFVMASNYNARPMAAEVLVHGSTVAVVRERQPAAKLWEGENVPRWLDSSNQERRPKA